From a region of the Lepidochelys kempii isolate rLepKem1 chromosome 26, rLepKem1.hap2, whole genome shotgun sequence genome:
- the SLC20A1 gene encoding sodium-dependent phosphate transporter 1, producing MESTIESTTSLDLLTSTIGSKASGPMVAFLWMLILGFIIAFVLAFSVGANDVANSFGTAVGSGVVTLRQACILASIFETVGSVLLGAKVSETIRKGLVDVEMYNSTQELLMAGSISAMFGSAVWQLAASFLRLPISGTHCIVGATIGFSLVAKGQKGVQWSELLKIVLSWFISPLLSGIMSAILFFLVRMFILRKADPVPNGLRALPVFYACTIGINLFSIMYSGAPLLGFDKLPIWGILLTSAGSAVVCALVVWFFVCPRMKKKIEREIKSSPSESPLMEKKNSQKEDQDESKLPLGNGVGDKSPITDASAMHHRAAVEERTVSFNLGDVEEAPEQERLPSVDLKETNIDSGAVQLPSGNLVQFNQAVSNQISYSGHYQYHTVHKDSGLYKELLHKLHLAKVGDCMGDSGDKPLRRNNSYTSYTMAICGMPLDSFRPKEGEPKGEEMEKLTWPGADTKKRIRMDSYTSYCNAVADTHPAADVDMDVGKVEMGSGDRKCSTGSLEEWHDQDRPEVSLLFQFLQILTACFGSFAHGGNDVSNAIGPLVALYLVYQTGDVASKVATPIWLLLYGGAGICIGLWVWGRRVIQTMGKDLTPITPSSGFSIELASALTVVIASNVGLPISTTHCKVGSVVSVGWLRSRKAVDWRLFRNIFLAWFVTVPISGLISAAIMALFKYAILGV from the exons ATGGAATCCACAATTGAATCAACAACGTCTCTGGATCTGCTAACCAGTACAATAGGAAGTAAGGCATCCGGTCCCATGGTAGCTTTCCTCTGGATGCTGATATTGGGCTTCATCATTGCCTTTGTCTTGGCATTTTCTGTGGGTGCCAATGATGTGGCAAACTCGTTCGGAACCGCAGTGGGGTCAGGTGTGGTGACTCTCCGGCAAGCATGTATCCTGGCATCTATCTTTGAAACCGTGGGCTCTGTTCTGCTGGGTGCTAAAGTGAGTGAGACCATCCGGAAGGGGTTGGTTGATGTGGAGATGTACAACTCTACACAAGAGCTACTCATGGCTGGCTCAATCAGCGCTATGTTTG GGTCAGCTGTGTGGCAGCTAGCAGCTTCATTCTTGAGACTTCCCATTTCTGGTACCCATTGTATTGTTGGAGCAACAATTGGCTTTTCGCTGGTGGCCAAAGGACAGAAAGGCGTCCAGTGGTCAGAGCTGCTTAAAATTG TGTTGTCCTGGTTCATCTCCCCACTGCTTTCTGGCATCATGTCTGCTATCCTGTTCTTCCTCGTCCGTATGTTCATTCTTCGTAAG GCAGATCCAGTTCCCAATGGGTTGCGAGCTTTGCCAGTCTTCTATGCCTGTACAATTGGGATCAACCTCTTTTCCATCATGTACAGTGGTGCACCTT TGCTTGGCTTTGACAAACTTCCTATTTGGGGTATCCTTCTAACTTCAGCGGGGAGTGCTGTTGTCTGTGCTCTCGTCGTCTGGTTCTTTGTGTGTCCAAGAATGAAGAAGAAAATAGAAC GAGAGATCAAGTCAAGTCCTTCTGAGAGCCCCTTGATGGAGAAAAAGAACAGCCAGAAGGAAGATCAAGATGAGTCTAAACTGCCACTGGGCAATGGTGTGGGTGACAAGAGCCCTATCACTGATGCATCTGCCATGCACCACAGGGCAGCTGTGGAGGAGAGAACAGTCTCCTTCAATCTGGGAGATGTGGAGGAAGCTCCAGAGCAGGAGAGGCTCCCTAGTGTTGACCTGAAGGAAACAAACATTGATAGTG GAGCTGTGCAGTTACCCAGTGGCAACCTTGTTCAGTTCAACCAAGCTGTCAGCAATCAGATCAGTTACAGTGGCCACTACCAGTACCACACTGTGCACAAGGATTCAGGCCTGTACAAAGAGCTGCTGCACAAGCTTCACCTGGCCAAAGTGGGTGATTGCATGGGGGACTCTGGTGACAAGCCCCTGAGACGCAACAACAGCTACACCTCATACACTATGGCCATTTGTGGCATGCCACTGGATTCATTCCGTCCCAAAGAGGGCGAGCCCaagggggaggagatggagaagctgACCTGGCCTGGAGCAGACACCAAGAAGAGGATCCGTATGGACAGCTACACTAGCTACTGCAATGCTGTGGCAGATACCCACCCAGCGGCTGATGTGGATATGGATGTAGGCAAGGTGGAGATGGGCAGTGGTGACAGGAAGTGCAGCACTGGCTCGCTGGAGGAGTGGCATGATCAGGATAGACCAGAAGTGTCCCTGCTCTTCCAGTTCCTGCAGATTCTCACCGCCTGCTTTGGTTCCTTTGCTCATGGTGGCAATGATGTCAG CAATGCCATTGGCCCTCTGGTGGCTCTGTACCTAGTCTATCAGACAGGTGATGTGGCTTCCAAAGTGGCAACTCCCATCTGGCTGCTGCTGTATGGAGGTGCTGGGATCTGCATTGGCCTGTGGGTCTGGGGGAGAAGAGTCATTCAGACCATGGGGAAGGATCTGACACCCATCACACCATCTAG TGGCTTCAGCATTGAACTGGCATCTGCACTGACTGTGGTGATTGCATCAAATGTTGGTCTTCCCATCAGTACAACGCACTGCAAA